The Croceibacterium sp. TMG7-5b_MA50 genome segment GGCCGTCTATCAGGTCTGATACGTAGCAGAAGGAGCGGGTCTGCGAGCCGTCGCCATAGATCGTGATGGGAGAGCCGGACAACGCCTGGACAATGAAGTTCGACACGACCCTGCCATCGTCCGGCTGCATTCGCGGGCCATAGGTGTTGAAGATCCGCGCGACCTTGATCTCGAGCTGATATTGCCGGTTGTAGTCGAAGAACAGCGTTTCCGCACACCGCTTCCCTTCGTCATAACAGGACCGGAACCCGGTCGGGTTAACCTTGCCCCAGTATGACTCCGGCTGCGGGTGCACCTCCGGGTCGCCATACACCTCCGACGTTGACGCCTGCAGGACGCGGACGTGCAGCCTGCGGGCGAGGTCGAGGACGTTGATCGCGCCGTGTACGCTGGTCTTGGTGGTCTGGACCGGGTCGCGCTGGTAGTGCACCGGGCTGGCGGGGCAGGCGAGATTGTAAATCTCGTCCACTTCCAGATGGATCGGCTGCGTGACGTCGTGACGGACAACGTCGAACAGATCGTGCGACAGCAGGTGCCGGATGTTGTCGCGCGATCCGGTGAAGAAGTTGTCGAGGCAGATGACCTCGTTGCCGGCCGCGATTAGCCGGTCACACAGGTGGGAGCCCAGAAAGCCGGCGCCCCCCGTCACAAGTATCCGCTTCCGATGCATGCCTCGCCCCCTTAGTCACACCTGCCTGTGGCATGGCTGAAAGAGCAGAATCTTCAAGCGCCTGCGGCGATAGCGTCTCGACTTGAACCACCCGGTCGGCCAGCCTGGACAACCGGGAGCGCCAGCGGAGCCGACCGATGGACAGCGGATCGCCGCCTACATGAACCGGATATCCTTGAACACCTTGCGATCGTCCAGACGATACTTGAGGAAGCGGGCACCCAGTCTTGCGCGTTCTTTCGCGCGTCCGAGCACGCTGCCGTCACGGGTCTTTTCCTCCAGCACGGACGATGCGCGCTGCCAGTTCCGGTTTGTCAGCGATTCGCGTATCAGCCAGTCGATGTAGAACCGGCGGCCATAATCCAGTTCGTAGATGGAATGGGGGTGCCTTTCGAGCATCTCGGCACGCACGATCGCGTCGGATCGCAGCATCTGCGCCGCGTCGCCCGACATCGATCCTGCCAGTGCCCGGTAGCCGACAAGATGATCGCGGATCACGGTGAACAGGCTGCGTTCCGCAAGCAGCAGGTACAGCTTCCAGTCCTCGCACCCTTGTGCCCTTTGCGCCCGCAGGCCCGGGTCATAGCCGCCCGCTTCGATCACGAGATCGCGCCGCATCAACGCGCAACTGCCATTCCCCACGAAGTTGCCGACGAACAATTGCGGCAGCACATCGCCTTCATGGACCGGCCTGCCACCGCGGGAGGTGATGGTGCCATGTCCGTCGATCACCGCGCTCCAGCAATAGACTAGCCCCGTTTCCGGCCCGCCGGCGCGCATCGCCCGCATCTGACGTTCAATCTTGCGCGGACGCCAGAGGTCATCCGCGTCCACAGGCGCGACAAAGGCCCCTTGCGACACGTCCAGTCCGTGGTTCCGGGCTGCCGCCACCCCCCCGTTCTTCTGCGTGATGACGCGGATGCGCGGATCAAGGGCTGCCTGCGCCTCCGCCAAAGCGCGCGTGTCATCGGACGAGCCATCATCGACCACGATAATGTCGAGCGCCCGGTATGTCTGCGCGCGAACGCTTTCCAGCGTTTCCGTTATGGTCGCGGCCGCATTGTAGGCCGGTATGATTACGCTGACCAATTCCTCGCGCACGTCCACCCGCAACACTCCTCAGATTTGGCACAGCCATATTGATTGACCAGCGGTTCGGCCAAGTGATGAACCCTGCATTGTCTCATTACCATGCATGCGGCAGCGTCACAGGACAAGACAGGCAGGTCAGAGGGCGCTAGCAAGTTGCCGGGGAAATCCATCGATGTGATGGACGGCCGAGCGGGAAGCACATTGATGAGTAGCGGGCGGTCGGACGCACCCGGTATTTCCACGCGGACAGGCGCGGGTGCAGGTGGCGGCACCCTGGTGCGACTGTGGGATGTAATCGTCGTCCTCGTCACACGGGATTACAAGGGCCGGTACAAGAATACCGTCATCGGCCTGGGCTGGTCCCTCATCAGCCCCCTGATGTACCTGGCGGTTTTCTATACGGTTTTCCGGATTGCCTTTGCGATCTCCGTACCGTTCTACGCAACTTACGTCTTTATCGGCGTCCTTGCATGGATGTGGGTCCAGTCGGCGTTGAATGATTCTGTCGGCAGCATCACGTCGCGGCCGAACTTGATCATGCAACCGGGTTTTCCCGTGGCCGCGCTGCCGATTGCGGCGATCGCCACCAACCTGATTACCTTTGCCGCTGCCACTCCGGTTCTGATCCTGATCGCCCTGATCGAAGGGGCCGGGCTGCATGTATCGATCCTGCTTATGCCGCTGATCGCGGCGGTGCAGTTCCTGCTGATGCTGGGCTTCGCCTATATCGTCGCGGCTTTGAATGTCGTGTTCCGGGATACGCAATATATCCTGCCGGTGGTGCTGCAGCTTGGCTACTACATCTCCCCAATATTCTATGATCCGGCTTCCATTCCGGCAGAATACCGTTCCCTCCTCCAGCTCAACCCCTTGTACCATATCATCGCCGGGTATCGGGCCGTGGTGATCGACGGGGTGGCGCCGCAATTCCTGCCGCTCGCGATCGTGGCTGCCGCATCGATCGTACTGCTGGTCATCGCGCACCGCTATTTCATGCGCGCGAGTGCCAATTTCCTGGAGGAGATTTGATGCAAGGTCGCATTTCGGCCAGCGGTGTCGGCAAGCGGTTCCGCGCACGGCACGAAGACGCGCCCCGCACCGCCAAGGAGTGGTTGTTGCGCCTGGGGTCGCACAAGCGCTCGACCGACCATTTCTGGGCGCTGCGTGACCTGTCGATCGAAGTCCCGGCCGGCGAGATGCTGGGGGTCGTCGGCCACAATGGCGCCGGCAAGTCGACCTTGCTGCGGCTGCTGGGCGGCGTGATGCAGCCGGACGAGGGACAGCTGCTGACGGGCGGCCGCGTGGGGGGCATGCTGGCCCTGAATTCCGGCATGCACGAGGATCTGAGCGGTCGCGACAATATCCTGATCAACGGCGTCATTGCCGGGCTGTCACGAACCGAGATCAGGGAGCGACTGGACGAGATCATCAGCTTTGCCGAGCTGGAGCAGTTCATCGACAATCCGGTCCGCACCTATAGCAGCGGGATGAAGCTGCGTCTCGGCTTCGCCACGGCGGCTCACGTTCAGCCCGACATCCTGCTGATCGACGAGGTGCTATCGGTCGGCGATGTCGCCTTCCAGCAGAAATGCCTCGATCGCATCCAGTCATTCCGGGCCCGGGGCTGCACGATCGTATTGATCAGTCACGATCTGGGGCAGGTGGAAAAGCTGTGCGATCGCGTGCTGTGGCTGAGCGGCGGCCATGTCGCGGCACTTGGCGCAGCGGCCACGGTGGTGCCGGATTACCGCGTCACGATGATGAACCGGACGCGTGTGATGACCAGGGACGACTTTCCAACCGTGATCTCCACCGATGGGGTGACTCTCGAACCGATGAAGAACCGGTTCGGCTCCTTTGAAGCCAGGATCTCCGGGGTCCGTGTCAGTGGTCCGAATGGCGATGGCTCGAAGATTTTCTCGCCCGATCAGCCCATCGTCATCGACATCGACATCGACGGCGCCGGGCTGCAGAAGCGTGGCATCGTCGCCGTGGCGTTCGGAAATGACGAGCGCGGCAATCCGCTGGACCTGAATACGTGGGGCGAGGGCATCGACCTGCCCGAACTGGGTCAGCTTCGCTCCGTGCGGCTCACCATCGACAGGCTGGACCTCGCCCCAGGCGACTATTTCCTGACGATCGGATTGTACGAGGCAGGCTGGGCCTACGCTTATGATTACCAATGGCGTGTCTCCCACATCACCATCAGCAACGGCGTGGCCACCACCGGGCCGTTGAGCCCGCCTCGGCGGTGGGATGTCCAGTACCAGGTCAGGGATGCTGCAACCGGCTCTGTTGCCACCTGAGCGCCGTCTCCACGATGAAGTCGATGGATGATCGCGACGGCATCCAGCCGAGCTTCGCCTGGGCGCGGGCCGCCGAGGCCACCAGCATCGCCGGATCGCCGGGCCGGGGCGGGGCATGGACGACCTGCAGCCCGCCCCCTGTCGCCCGGTTCACCGTATCGGCCAGTTCCAGCACCGATGTTCCGGTGCCGGTGCCCAGGTTGAAAATCTCCACCCCGGTTGCATCCAGCAGCTTTTCCGCTGCCAGAACATGCGCATCGGCAAGGTCGGCGACATGGATGTAGTCGCGGATGGCGCTGCCGTCCCGCGTGTCGAAGGCGGTGCCGTTGACGCGGAAGACGCCACCCTCCTTCAGCGCGGCCGCGATGGCGAGGGGGATGGCATGGGGCTCCGGCTCATGCCGTTCGCCGATCTCCCCGTCAGGGTCACAGCCGGCCGCATTGAAATAGCGCAGGATCGTGGATGAGAAGCCATATGCCTGGCAGTAATCTTCCAGCATGCGTTCAATGATGAACTTCGACCAGCCGTACGGGTTGATCGGCGCCTGCGGGTGATCTTCATCGATCGGCAGGCGCACCGGATTGCCGTAAGTCGCACAGGTGCTGGAAAACAGGATCCGCGCCACGCCCTTGGCACGCATCGTTTCCAGCAGAGCAAGCGTCCCGGCGGTGTTGTTCGAGTAATAGAGATCCGGCTGCTCGACGGATTCCCCGACATAGGCGTAGGCCGCGAAGTGGGCGACGAGATCGGGTGCGTAGCGGTCGATCGCCGCGCCAACCGCGTCCCGGTCCGCGATATCCGCCTCCACCAGCGGGCCCCACTTCACCGCATCGCGCCAGCCCCGGCTTAGATTATCCAGCGTGACAACGTTCCACCCGGCTGCGGCGAACGCCTTGCAGCAATGCGAGCCGACATAACCGGCACCACCTGTCACCAGAACCGTCTTCATGCAGCCTCCATAAGTTTCAGGCGCCGTGCGCCGCATCCAGTCGAGCGTCGGATCGACCAGCCGGCTCCGTCAACCACGATACCCCGCGATCAAACCGACACCTCCCGCAGCCACGCCGAATTCGTCGCTTCACGCTACCACTTCCTCCTGCCAGCACCAGCGTCTATGGCGTGATTGTCTAGGCTGCGACATCTCACCCCAGGGGCGATACGCTGTTTGTCACGACGCGCTGTTTGGGCAAGGATCGGATGCAGGCGACCAATCGGGGTATGATGGCGATGGCGGCAATTGCATCACCTCCGCCCATGTCGTGCCTGCCGGACCTGCATGGGTGGGCAGGCTGAGCCGTGGGCACCTACGACCCCCAAGAGCTCGTTTCCGTAATCGTGCCAGCGTTCAACGCCGGTCATTTCATCCATCGCACGCTGCAGAGCATCGTCTCGCAAACACACCGGGCGATGGAGATAATCGTGGTGGACGATGGGTCGACCGACGATACTGCGGCCCAGGTGGAGCGATGGAGCCGCAGCGATCCGCGCATCCGCCTCGTCCGGCAGGACAATGCCGGCGTCGCAGCCGCGCGCAATGCGGGGATTGCGCAGGCGCGGGGTCGATACGTTGCCCCGGTCGATGCCGACGATCTCTGGGCTCCGGACAAGCTGGAACAGCAGTTGACCGCCGCATCGGGGGCCGACCGGACGATCGGCCTGGTCTACGGCTGGTACGTCCAGATCGACGAAGCTGATCGGGTAGCCCGCAAATATGCCGACATGCCAGATGCCGATGCGCTGTTGCCCGCGATGTGTCGCAACAACATCCTGGGGTCCGGCAGTCTGCCGCTGCTGCTGCGGGAAGCCGTCATCGAAGTGGGCGGGTACGACGCATCGCTGCGGGCGCGCAACGCGCAAGGGTGCGAGGATTACCGGCTCTATTTCAGCATCATCGAGCGATACGCGACCGCGATTGTTCCAGCCTATCTGCTGGGTTACCGTATCCATGGTTCCGGAATGTCAACGAATGTCGATGCGATGATGCGCTCCCGCGCCATCGTCACCGCAGAGATCGCGGAGCGCCATCCGCTTTGGCGAAGGAAGCTGCAGCGCGGCAATATCAGAGTGATGCGTTTTACCCTGTCGCGGCTGATCCGCCATCGGCGCTGGAATGAAGCGCGCGTTATGATTGCCCGGATGATGCGTCTGGATGCAGCCGGGACGATGGCCGAATTGGGCAGCGGGGCGTGGCTCGCCTGCCGCCTGCTCGCCACGAAGATCGCCCACGCAGCGGGTGCTGTGACCGAGCGGCGTTTTGCGATCGGGGCAATGCCCTATGTTCTCGACGAGGCGGCACCCCGGGGGCACGGCACGCGTCACGACTGACCGACGCGTTCCACTCCCGGCCGGGCTTCGCCGGCAGACGCCGGATGGTCCGCAGTGCTTGCCGTTTACTGCGTACGCTGCACGAAGGGCAGCATGGCGGCCGCCACCTTCTTTGACCCATAGACGCTGAAGTGCCCGTTATCGCTCATGATCGTCTCGCCATTTTCATAGACCAGACAACCATCCTTCCGGCACAGCACCTCCGCCGGGTCGAAGTAGTCTCGCGGCCCCACCATCTGCTGCAAGGTCCTGTTGGTCCGCCAATCGTTGCGCGGCTGCATGTAGAATGGCGCAAGCGGCTTGTCCCGCTGCTGCAGACGGTGGGCCAGATATTCGGGATTGGAGAAGCTGTATTCCGGGCTGTCCGCCACGATCATCACACGCAAACCCCACTTCCTCAACTGTCGCACGGTCTGCGCCACATCGCTGAGCGGCATGCCGCTCTCCTCGCTGGCATATTCCCAATGCCCTGACAGGATGACCTGCTGCACGCCGAATTGGTCGATGATGTCCGGCACCCGGGCATTGACCGCATCGCAATAGGGGCGCGGTTCGCCGGTATTGTGCAGCACCGGCAGGCACGCAGCGGACGAATACAGCAGGATGTTCGCATCGACGGGCGAAGATGCGGAGATGCCGTGCTTGTAATGGTTGGCATGCGAGTCCCCCCACAGCAAGGTGACGGGCGCAGCGGCCTTGCGCGTGATAAAGCAGGCATCCCCGCCCCATGCCTCTTCAGCGTCATTGAGAAAGCAATTTGCTGCCGTCGCCGCAGGCTGCGTCGTTTCCGTGATCTGCAGGTTGGCGAACCGCCGGGGCAGCCCGTCGGTCAGATAGAGGGTCAATCCGGCACCGGCGAGCGCCGCAAGCCCAATCGCGGATCCGATCCAGATCACCCGATCAGGAACTTTCTCGCGGTTGCGAACGGGCTGTTCGACAAATCGCCAGAACAGGGCGGCCAGCGCGATCATCCCGGCAAGCAGGCCCACTTTTTCCGCCAATGTGGCGGGTCGGATCAGCGCGTATTCGAAGAACACGATGACCGGCCAATGGACCAGGTAAAGCGAATAGGAGATGAGGCCGATGGCGATGAGCGGCGCGGTACCGACCAGCGCGCCCATCCGGGTTTCATGCGCGCTGTTGGCGTGGATGAACATCGCCGCACCAAGGCAGGGCCACAGGGCGTTGTAGCCTGGGAAGGGGCTGCTGGAATCCAGCCACACCGAAGCGCCCAGGATCAGCGCAATGCCGGTGGCCGAAAACATCTCCGCCTGCGCGGCGGAGCGGTGCGGCGGCACATAGCCGAGCGCAACGACGGAGCCGGCCAGCAATTCCCATGCGCGGGTTGGCAGCAGATAGTAATTGGCTTCCGGCGCGAGCCACACAGCAGCGATGCCGCCGGCGAATGACACCACCAGGAGCGCAAGCAAGGGCACCCGGTAACCACCCGGTCCTTTTTTGCCGAGCAGCAGAAGCAGCAGCGGCAAAAAGAGATAAAATTGCTCCTCGACGGCCAACGACCACGTGTGAAGCAGCGGCTTCAGC includes the following:
- a CDS encoding glycosyltransferase family 2 protein, whose amino-acid sequence is MGTYDPQELVSVIVPAFNAGHFIHRTLQSIVSQTHRAMEIIVVDDGSTDDTAAQVERWSRSDPRIRLVRQDNAGVAAARNAGIAQARGRYVAPVDADDLWAPDKLEQQLTAASGADRTIGLVYGWYVQIDEADRVARKYADMPDADALLPAMCRNNILGSGSLPLLLREAVIEVGGYDASLRARNAQGCEDYRLYFSIIERYATAIVPAYLLGYRIHGSGMSTNVDAMMRSRAIVTAEIAERHPLWRRKLQRGNIRVMRFTLSRLIRHRRWNEARVMIARMMRLDAAGTMAELGSGAWLACRLLATKIAHAAGAVTERRFAIGAMPYVLDEAAPRGHGTRHD
- a CDS encoding glycosyltransferase family 2 protein — encoded protein: MDVREELVSVIIPAYNAAATITETLESVRAQTYRALDIIVVDDGSSDDTRALAEAQAALDPRIRVITQKNGGVAAARNHGLDVSQGAFVAPVDADDLWRPRKIERQMRAMRAGGPETGLVYCWSAVIDGHGTITSRGGRPVHEGDVLPQLFVGNFVGNGSCALMRRDLVIEAGGYDPGLRAQRAQGCEDWKLYLLLAERSLFTVIRDHLVGYRALAGSMSGDAAQMLRSDAIVRAEMLERHPHSIYELDYGRRFYIDWLIRESLTNRNWQRASSVLEEKTRDGSVLGRAKERARLGARFLKYRLDDRKVFKDIRFM
- a CDS encoding UDP-glucuronic acid decarboxylase family protein, with the protein product MHRKRILVTGGAGFLGSHLCDRLIAAGNEVICLDNFFTGSRDNIRHLLSHDLFDVVRHDVTQPIHLEVDEIYNLACPASPVHYQRDPVQTTKTSVHGAINVLDLARRLHVRVLQASTSEVYGDPEVHPQPESYWGKVNPTGFRSCYDEGKRCAETLFFDYNRQYQLEIKVARIFNTYGPRMQPDDGRVVSNFIVQALSGSPITIYGDGSQTRSFCYVSDLIDGLIRLMNTPEDVTGPINLGNPGEFTMLQLAELVVELTDSRSPIEFRPLPEDDPRQRQPEIERARTALGWAPSVALRDGLVETVSYFRSLLAQR
- a CDS encoding ABC transporter ATP-binding protein, whose protein sequence is MQGRISASGVGKRFRARHEDAPRTAKEWLLRLGSHKRSTDHFWALRDLSIEVPAGEMLGVVGHNGAGKSTLLRLLGGVMQPDEGQLLTGGRVGGMLALNSGMHEDLSGRDNILINGVIAGLSRTEIRERLDEIISFAELEQFIDNPVRTYSSGMKLRLGFATAAHVQPDILLIDEVLSVGDVAFQQKCLDRIQSFRARGCTIVLISHDLGQVEKLCDRVLWLSGGHVAALGAAATVVPDYRVTMMNRTRVMTRDDFPTVISTDGVTLEPMKNRFGSFEARISGVRVSGPNGDGSKIFSPDQPIVIDIDIDGAGLQKRGIVAVAFGNDERGNPLDLNTWGEGIDLPELGQLRSVRLTIDRLDLAPGDYFLTIGLYEAGWAYAYDYQWRVSHITISNGVATTGPLSPPRRWDVQYQVRDAATGSVAT
- a CDS encoding acyltransferase family protein; translation: MDELAMKGASALGPSSSLPLFGSSAARATVGHRRDIDGLRALAVLPVILFHLRSGLFSGGFIGVDVFFVISGFLITGVIAREMEENRFSILKFYERRARRILPALFATCLLVLVAGLLIFMPDELRDVGTSLVGVATFSSNVLFWQQIDYFNGAVELKPLLHTWSLAVEEQFYLFLPLLLLLLGKKGPGGYRVPLLALLVVSFAGGIAAVWLAPEANYYLLPTRAWELLAGSVVALGYVPPHRSAAQAEMFSATGIALILGASVWLDSSSPFPGYNALWPCLGAAMFIHANSAHETRMGALVGTAPLIAIGLISYSLYLVHWPVIVFFEYALIRPATLAEKVGLLAGMIALAALFWRFVEQPVRNREKVPDRVIWIGSAIGLAALAGAGLTLYLTDGLPRRFANLQITETTQPAATAANCFLNDAEEAWGGDACFITRKAAAPVTLLWGDSHANHYKHGISASSPVDANILLYSSAACLPVLHNTGEPRPYCDAVNARVPDIIDQFGVQQVILSGHWEYASEESGMPLSDVAQTVRQLRKWGLRVMIVADSPEYSFSNPEYLAHRLQQRDKPLAPFYMQPRNDWRTNRTLQQMVGPRDYFDPAEVLCRKDGCLVYENGETIMSDNGHFSVYGSKKVAAAMLPFVQRTQ
- the galE gene encoding UDP-glucose 4-epimerase GalE; translated protein: MKTVLVTGGAGYVGSHCCKAFAAAGWNVVTLDNLSRGWRDAVKWGPLVEADIADRDAVGAAIDRYAPDLVAHFAAYAYVGESVEQPDLYYSNNTAGTLALLETMRAKGVARILFSSTCATYGNPVRLPIDEDHPQAPINPYGWSKFIIERMLEDYCQAYGFSSTILRYFNAAGCDPDGEIGERHEPEPHAIPLAIAAALKEGGVFRVNGTAFDTRDGSAIRDYIHVADLADAHVLAAEKLLDATGVEIFNLGTGTGTSVLELADTVNRATGGGLQVVHAPPRPGDPAMLVASAARAQAKLGWMPSRSSIDFIVETALRWQQSRLQHP
- a CDS encoding ABC transporter permease, which gives rise to MSSGRSDAPGISTRTGAGAGGGTLVRLWDVIVVLVTRDYKGRYKNTVIGLGWSLISPLMYLAVFYTVFRIAFAISVPFYATYVFIGVLAWMWVQSALNDSVGSITSRPNLIMQPGFPVAALPIAAIATNLITFAAATPVLILIALIEGAGLHVSILLMPLIAAVQFLLMLGFAYIVAALNVVFRDTQYILPVVLQLGYYISPIFYDPASIPAEYRSLLQLNPLYHIIAGYRAVVIDGVAPQFLPLAIVAAASIVLLVIAHRYFMRASANFLEEI